The sequence below is a genomic window from Cucumis melo cultivar AY chromosome 5, USDA_Cmelo_AY_1.0, whole genome shotgun sequence.
atgCTTTGATTTGACACCCCATATTGTTTACTTCTCTTATCCTTTGTGAaatgtgtattttttttttaaatttttaaatattaaatataaagtatgaaggagtgaatatatatattatatatatatatatatactctaaAGAATGATATCAACTCGGTTCACCTATGAGTATATGTGTAGACATAAGATTTGGGGTTTAAATAATTTAGTATACCGTAGATAGCAATGAAATCTAAGTTTTCATTTAGTCATTAGATTTCAAAATGGTATACATTTCAATCGATACTCACTTACAAACATcgaaatttaatttcaaaagtGATCATAAAAAATAGTGAAACTTAACCAAtcttaattcttttaattattgtaaatttATTAACCTATGACATAAAATAAGTATTTAGTaaaaaattgagataattaaaaaccaaatcaaaacaaaattcaaatatctCGTAACACTTTAAAActtaaatttcaatttcaaaaccCATAGGATATGTTCCCgaactatatattataattcaaatatcttaacattattattattgacaATACAACTtcatgtgtgtgtatatatatatatatagagagagagagagagagagagaaacacACACACAACACATATTAGATAAAAACTTAGGAAAAGAACATTGAATTTAATAGTAAGATAGAAACCCCACGGATTCGAAATTTAGGTTACAAGATGTTAAGGAAGTAATTCAATTTTGGGGACACAAAAACCCCACTTTAATTATACTTTAGGAaaaaggatatatatatatatatgaaattaaaggtaaattaaattaacttaaGTACTTTTCTTGAAGTCTCATAAAATGTATTCCTGTCGGGGCATCATCAAATcgaaagatatatatatatatatatatatataacacctTCTTCTCACAGTCACACACCTATTatcattaaataaatatatcacaacaaaagtttaaattaaaggaactttataatttttatattcttaaaatattttagtaattttgaaaagagaaaaagaaaaaaagaagaagaagagaagaaaagaaaagaaaagaaaagaaaagaaaagaaaatggagtaATAATATTGGTTCCACTCAACCAAATGTCAAAGTTTGAAACAAATGTACTTTAAAGATAAAAGTTAAATGTGCACTTGGTCGGCCATCATTATTCACCATCAAAATGATATCCCCTTTTTGTGTTTTCTAATTATGAGTTCTTCAAATACTATTTTCTTATAAACCCCCCCCTCTCAAATttaattctctttttcttttcctttttattacccaattagatttagggtaaaataccaaaattacCCTAGTCAGCACGCGATAAATCGACCACATGTGCGcgatacacaatcgtgtagattttgatacacgatcttgggCATATCATGCTCCAAGATGGCCTGAGATGAAAGAATTCTTCTTTTAGTTATTGGATCTCTTGCCTTAATCGCACTAAGATGACCCGAGATAAAGAATTCTACCTTTATTTTATTCGATATTGGGCATACATTGCCTTTAGATGTCCCGGGATAAAAGACTTTTGTCTTTAACTATTTGTTCTTGAGCCTTAATTGCATCGAGATGGCCAATCGCAAAAAAGATACAAATCGCAATGACATatatggaatttatgaaaaataattgcACGTCATGagtctttcttattttgttatatagaccgtaaatattttagattttgttacatttatgtaaattactCTGTAATTTtgtcatataaaaaaaattaaacctcTTTAGGAATACATTTATAAGTTTAATTAAGGTCCGTTTGGATTgtctatgaaaaaaaaagttttttaggaatacattttttaaaaaatattttttgtaaaatgagATTAAAATCTAAATACTCACATATTTGATTTGACctctttataaatgtttatatacaAAATTGTATTTGCTTTGGTTTATATTTATgaacaaatttaataaaaaaatacatacattttgaatctttttttcacaaatatatattaaaattaattcaacgttatcttgaaattattaattttttagttccTTGAAACTGaacattaattttattttctgtattaattttttaaaaaaaattcaattttaaaagcacaaatatcttgaaatgtaaatatatagtcataaaaaaaaattgatttccatcgaaaaaatataaataagataaataatttttttcgaaacaatataatatcaattaGACAAAAAGATGTGCAATTCGATCACGTTTTTCATTCATCTTTATTTCACGAACTGAACGATCATGTTCTTCATTGACGtcctcatgatttctttcacagaTGTTAAGTCGAAATAGATTTGACTGAGAGAGAAACATTTGCTAATCTCTAATTTAAATGTGTGTTCATatacattgaaaaaaatattcaaaatatttaaaaatagaaaaaacaaaaaacaaaaaacaaaaagaaggatggagtaaaaaatagatagtaaaaaggaatagaaaaaataaaggaagaaaaatagatatttggaAAGGATTTCTcgttaaacataaaataaaaatttattttaaaatttagttgCATGCgttttctctaaaatgatttatttcataatctcatttttcctttaaattatttcaaatgaatGTCAAACACAtcaatttatcttaaaatgaattgttttaaaaattaaacacttcaaaaaCCAATCCAACCACACCCTTAATCTTGAAATTCCTAggaatcaaatttaaacaaaaactcaagacattgatattaattttttaataattccAAATTTATAAACCAAGTAAAAATTAAACCTTAAACTTAGAAATAAAAGATATATACTTTCCTTATAAATTTCACAAAACCTTTAAAATCTATAAGATTACTATAcaacatttaataattaattaagcatATATAGAGATAGATGGAAAACAAATGGAATATAGTTTATAATATcttatattaaaagaaaaatgaaacttaTTGGATAATGGGTTATAAGTGGGAAGCACAAAGGCCAACCTCCACAATATatttcctatatatatatatatatatatatatatatatatatatatatatatatatatatatatatatatatatatatatatatatgtatatgttttgATTGACTATATCAATTTCAAATATTTGGGTACACTTTGTaatcattaaataaaaatacaaaaatatgatccgacatttcattttcttgttcGAATTTTTGGTGCAAATTAAATCATGGTTCTACCGAGATTATAGGATATGATTCGAATTATTTTTATAACATATggtacataatatatattttcttccaTGGTGTCACACGGGCACCATCATTACTACATCCACTTGCTTgactatataatatatatatatatgcaattgTGTAGTAATTGTCACAATCATATACTCCTACACTGCCCGAAATGAAATGACCTAAAAGTAGCTCTTCTTTTTTAACAAATCGCAAAAATCATCCCTAAAATATAACGATGGTCAGAATTATATCctaaaactttcaaaaattaaaaattaagccCCTGAGTTTatgcatatatttttaaaaagcacttgcaaaaatagcaaaggAATTTATGATAATAAGGTTCATgttactatattttttaaattgcaaaaatagtaaatttaaaagttaTAACCTTTTAATAGCCTCGTGATAACTCTatgatatcattaattacttgtcgtatttgttatatttgtaatatgcaaaaaaaagATCTGCtatgagttttctttttttaattttttttgttatctgaGATAATTTCTCTATTATTGAATTAAGTTAAATTTTTACAAAGTATCTGattaaaatgattttaaaagtttatggattcaattgttattattaaaagGTTGAGGATGTAATTAcagatttctttcttttcttctttttactttttgtgAAAATTGTAATTATTAGGAATGAAAACATTGATGACACCAATTGAATTCAAAGGGTAGGATGATAAATTTTGAATTGTTATATAGTATTTCAAATAACACAGACTCATCATTACACCAACACCATATGTTATTTTACTCATTTCAAATTTATACATTACTAATAATTCATGCATTATTTGCATTTTAATCACCCAATTATGTTATGAATTCATtgattatttcatttttatatcATAATTTCATGTTATTAAAGTTGCCGACAGATTCGATTAAAGAAATGTTTTTTTAGActatttcaaatataacaaaaccgAATCAAAATTTTAGACGCAGAAGGATCGGAAAACAAGGACCATAAATTTTATATCTTTTTCTTGAAGAGAAAACATATATTTGAATTTGCTTTGAAGAAAGATTAAGGTTGCCCAACAATCTCATCTCTCAAAATCtcaccaataataataatgacaaTGAGGTATCAATGACAACtaagttttaacttattgatcttTTGAGTATATTGTATAGGCTACGAGTGCATTTCAATATAAAAAGAACTTAGAATATCTATGAGAAAGTTTAGAGACAATTCGTATGATACGTGATTTGTCAAAGAATTCATGAAGGAGAGCAAATAGAATTTAGATGTAGTTCGAAAAATTATAAAGAAGCTTAGGGTAAGTTTCAGAAGACACATGACTAATAATTAACCAAATttattattgtaaaaaaaaaaacacatctGTACGTAAAAGAAAAATCTTACGGATTTAGTGGTTTCGATTCAACGTTTATTTTTTGAATGGATATTTTTGAAATACAATagaaagaatatttataaagattttttttttgttaaaacgAGTATAGCTCAATTCTAATTTGTATTACTTTTCTTCCAAGGTGGTAAAAGATTAAGAATGTATTGATGGATTATATTGAAGCCCACATTATTAGTTTTGGGCCACCAGAAAGCATTGGCCCAATCCAAATAGAACAAAGTGATAGAtgattttgataaattttataacatttgtaattctttttcaaatgttgttatatatatttataaatattttaaatctaattacTATATTTGTTTTGCAACtatcctttttttaaaaaaaaaaatcttctatcTTTGTTAGTTTAACATAATATGTATTGGAAGATTTAAACCTCGAAGGTATCTTTCTTAATTGATAATATTTGTTTCATAAATATTGAGTTATGTTCATGTTGATATTGCTAAAGTTATGCTTACGTAAATACAAACGTTAATAATTATCGATGAATATTTTACATgttaaaaaacaaatatttttccTCGAATATTAAGTTGGAGCATAAAATTTTTGATTATTCACCTTCGAAAGAATAAATGTATGTCAATTTAGGTTGAATTATACTTACTTTGATGAATCTACAACTTTTGTTAAATATTCCAAAACCTATACATTTTATCACTTTCGACACACTTTTAAAAATGAAACATTTTCTTGGGTTTGAACATGGAGAAATCCTTggctaaaatcaaataaaagaaACATATAGGGTATGTTTGGGGTGAGGTTTTAGGAggaaaaggattaggaaattgggccaaaccgtgtttggcccaagggttatgataaagggGGATTAGGAtatcctaatccctaaataaccctatcttatcctatttttacttttttacaaccctacattaccctacccaaacaatccaatcaaaaatttattattgttttttaaattactacaatcataactcttctcccaaacacatattaccataacactactatcataatccctcctccaaacacataccatcataacactacctttcatattttctctcccaaacacatattaccataacactaccaataataatctattccccaaacacatattatcataacactaggattatcataatcctaggattattataatccttttcctccataactctttccttcccccaaacacacccaTAGTATCTAATTTATACCCTTTCATATGTACAATCCATTTGGATCGAATAATATCTTTATTGTTTTATGGGTATGAACATTAAATATCTAAGATTTAAATGTTTGGTTTTTAGatgtcttaattaattaatataatttgtgTCTGGATATTTATGGGGTCAGTGATTCGAGTgtgtaacaaaaaataaaactattcgATAATAATCTCAATGTCTATGGTTCGAGTGTCCTTTCCAAAGTGCATATAGAGAGATCCCTTTCTATTACTCAAAGAAGATATCATTAACGTGTGGATCAAAATATGTCAATGATGCTAAAGATGTGTTAAGTTAGTTGAAGTATTCTAGTGCGACATCTCGATCCCTTCTTTCTTCTAGTATCTTGctaaagaaaataatatactTTCAAAGTGCTGATGCCAAATTTGAATCACAAAGACTCACTTCTTTTAGAGTTATGATCATGATGATGTGTGGAGGACGTAAAAACCCTAAACCAAACTTGAACACAAGAACAATAACTAATGAAAGTTTACTGTtaggaagagaagaaaagagtTGAAATATAATGGAGAgatgaaaattaaaaagaacaaaagaataataaaaaagaaaggttaaaataatataatatatgggAGCGATGGTTACAGTCATTACAAACAACACTTTGTTCTTTGATTCACAAATATTCTCCGTCGTTAGTTGCCGTTGTTGCTGTGTTTATGTTCTTCTCCATTAAACTTCACCCTAATCCAAGTTTACATTTCCAAAATCAAATCCCAAATGGCAAATCCCACATTCCTAATCcaaccaaaaaagaaagaaagaaagagaaaaaaaaacccatcaAATTTCCCCATAATTAGTTAACTTTTGAATCACATGTATCAATCATTCCACATGGAGAAAACCCCAGCGTTAGAACCTTGGACAGAATCCCCGGTCCAACCGCCGTACCCACCGGAATTAGGCATGTCATAGTCAACCTTAACGAGGGCATATTCCTCCGCTGCACTGCCGGATGCAGAACCAATCCCAAATGCATTCCCAAGATACCCTCCCCCTCCATTACTATTACTCTCATAATGACTCAATGCATTAGTATTGTTGTTATTGTCCAAACTAGAagctcctcctcctcctccgccACCACCTCCGCCGCTCATGTTAATCATCCCGTGAAGCAAAGCGGGATGATTATGAAGATACCCGGCACCGTAAAATGGAtgattgttgttgttgttgttaggGTAAGAGGAATGATCAGATGAATGGTGGATgtaagaagaagaagggttGTGGAACGAGGAAGGATGGTGAGCGTAATGAGAAATGTCGTGGTGGTTTTGAAGAGAGAGCAAAGGTTGGGTTTGAAGATGGTGATGGTCTATATTGAGATTTGGTTGTTGGAGTAAATTAGGGTAATGGGAAGAGTTAGTTGTGGAAGAGGAAGAAGTTCCATATTGGAAGCAAGAAGAGGAGGACGAAGAGGAACCTAATGCAATCATTTCGTCTCGCTTTCGAGACGATTCCACGGCTTGAGCTTCCTTTAGTCGCTTTGCAGCACCACCACCAATTGGGAGTGTGTTGCTCTCTAATATGCTTTTCACATCGTAACGACTCATATCGAAGTTTGTTACTGCATTTAGCCCTCTGAATTTTATAGCCGCTATGTCGTATGCTTCTGCTGCTTCCTCTTCTGTACCTACAACCCCATATCATATCATCCATCAATCATAACTACGTACATTTATACTCCCATATCACACTTACGTAGTTGATCAAAAACActcatttcttttcttataaAAGTAAGGAATAAACTTaatattcaaaagaaaaaaaaaaaaactaaaaatgagATTGAAAAATGGGAGAACATTAGAGAGAAAAACAAGGAGCAAAACATGGGCAATAAATTTAAAGTCAACAAAACACACTTACTGAAAGTTCCCAAATAAAGATCTTTGTTTCCTGCTACTCTCCCAATCCTAGCCTGCCATCTTCCATGTTGGTGGTGCCTATTTTTATTTTACcccacaaacacacacacatacacgtttatatatatatgtatatataaatataattatatataaataatacacatcctctcaagaaaaatatttaaaaaataagaaacctTGTAACTCCACGATACATTGATGCACCCCTTGAAAATCCACTGCTTTTCCTGAAATCAAAATATAGAGAACTTGTAAGAAAATTAAACGACccaatttagaaaagaaaaaaaattgattgtTGTTTAATTTCTAGCTATTAGTTAACTTCTATGAATGAAATAATTAACCTTCTAATGGCAGCCACAAATTCTTGTCTGGTCATGTGCTTCATTTCCTCCACTTCCTTCTCATAGTTACTGATCTgcaaaaaataatatataacttCATCGTATTTGAATTTGTATGCATAAATTTACAATCTTATAATAAAATTTGTATATAggaattcaaattttgtaaaattacAGGAAAATTTGTGGTGGTGGATGTTCCCCAATATTTCAATGCAGCAAGATCATAAGCCCTAGCagctttctcttctttatcataccCACCTGTTCCATCATTCACAaacaaacaataatttaattaatattcctcatttacaaacaaacaaaaagaaagaattattttaaaagaaagaacttaatatttatatataaagaCATTGATAAGGATCAGGAGATGATCAAGTATTAAGAAAAGTAATACTCACCCAAATAGACTGCTCGAGAGATCATGGCAGAGAGACAAAGATCATTCCAACATGTAATAAAAAGTCAAACAAAGTCAATTACTTTGCAGctttaaatcttaaattaatcaaatgaattaacaaattaaattaaaccaaaaaaaaaaaaaaaaaaaaaaccctaacgaTAACCctagaaaaaatgaaaatgaaaatgaaaatgaaaattaaaaatggtTATATTACACACACCTTGCCTACCCTTCCTTGACTGTCCTTCCCTTCTACAACTATTATCCCACAAATGCGCTTCATACCTTCCGGTCCATCTATGCCTACAATAACACACAAGATGAATATTTCTAAAATGGTACCAGAGGTAATAATAAAAAACGTATATATATGAATACCTGGTTACACCACGATAAATGGAAGTTCTTTGACCAAAAGTGTCCAAAGTTCTTCGAGGGGTGACGTCGAGAGTGGTATTATTGctgttgttgctgttgttggATGTGGTGTTATTATCAGGGGTGGAGGTTGTTTCACAAGTAGAGGGTTTACCACTACCCATCGAGAGAGTCAAAGATTGTAAACAGTTGGAATTATCTTGAAGGTCAaagttagaagaagaagaagagtcaAGATTTATAttagaaggaggaggaggagtaagtgtttgttgttgttgttgttgatgaAGAGGAACTAATCTTGTGATTGGGAACAAATAATCTGTATCATTACTTTGATGATGAATTTCATTAAACCCAATGAGATCTGTTTCATTTTCTGCTTTGCTTACTCCTAAAAAATCTGCTATTTTTGGAACTTCACCACCACCTTGATTACTTATCAGATTCCACTCTAAAACACACAAAcaaacacaaaaacaaaaattcgAAGATgagaatttgaatttaattaattggagaaaaaaattaaaataaaataaattgtaTTATTTACCATGGGTTTGAAATGGGATATCCATATTATGATCATTCTCCAAATTTCCCAAAGAGAAATGATGGGAATGATGAGTTGTGGTTTGAAGATGTGGTGGCAAAGAAGGATTGGTGGGTGAAAGTGGAAACGAAAGCCAATTGTTTGAATTCATGGATCCcataatcttcttcttcttcttcttcttcttcagtcCTGCAAAATAGTAAGAATAGAAATTCATTAAATAGAAACCAAAGATGACGGACATAAAATTACAAAGGACTAGGGCTATACCCTTTCaaagaaattagggttttttcttaagaaaaaaaaaaaaaaaaaagaaaaagaagaagaagaagttttgtGTGTAGAAGTTCAGAAGAGAAGCATGTATTTCAGGAGACAGAGTTAAAAGTTAATAAGGAAGATGAAGAGactaaaaagaaaagttttggaAAGATACAaagtattaaattaattaatatataacaaacatatatatatatatatatcttttaaaaagaaaaagaaaagaaaatgttcctcGTCACCACCCCTTCTAGGATGGTCTAAACTTACCCTTTCCAAAGCAATGAAAatcatattataataatacataGTTGAAGAGAAGAGATTTGATATATAAAGAAATAACACGagtgtgtgtatgtgtgtgaCATCCTAAAAAgcttattataaaaatatatgatAAAGTTGAGATTGATATACTAAGACAAATCCTCAAATCCAACTGGAAAAAtccaatatatatttatatgttatATGTTACCAAGTTGGAATATTGGAACTCCCGTTTCTTGATATCATAAATTATGACTCCTCAAAGCCCAACATTACCACACTCTGCAAATCATATCTCActcttaatattataaatatatatattattacgTAAAACTTTCTCTTCCCTtcaaaaactaaagaaaaatcaCTCCACATGCCATTAAATTTTTGTCCTTTgcttaatgtttttttttttttttttttactgacatctctcattattattattatttttattagttcTCTGTTGTGATAGTAAAAATACTTTATGACAATTTATGTTGTGAATTCTTGATAATATTCACTGCTCTTTAAACTATAAAATCAATTTGTGtccataaaatttaaaatcaaagtGGTTTAATTTGAGTTGTATTAACATAGAATATATATACAAAGAAGAGATTTGGAGATGAGCTCTAGAGAACTCCTTCTAATTTAGTGAGATATTAGAAACATCAttgcaattaaaaaaaaaaaaaattgtacacTATTACTATTTCTTATTCATGGTTTCCACATTTCATACCTATAAACATTTGAATTCCAAGTATTTGAAATTTAGCTACTTCtcttagttttcaaaaagtttattttgatttcaAGAAAACACTCTTAAAATTCAGGTGCGACCATAACAGCACTAATACACTGAATCCTATCaaaactccgcagttaagcatACTTTGGCGAGAGTAGTATTAAGTTGGAAGAttggatcccatcagaactctgCAGTTAAGAGTAGTACTAAATTGGATGACCACTTTTAAAATCCAACCAAACATATATACCAATAAACGATACAAATGTTCATAGaatcaattttcaaaaaccaaaaaacaaaTGATTACCAAACAAAAAGGACCATACCAACCTATTACAATTGAGatatttaacctttttttttttttaaaaaggataCAGAGGATCAGTAGATGCACCCGAACGTATCCACTAGGTGGACACCTccttagcaccctcatcatTCCTGTTTcattaaaataagaaaattgagatatttaacttaattatatatatatatattttagagaTATACCTACCACTTATAATATAACCATGTACAATCAATCTCATAGAAATAAACACAAAAATTAAACAAGCCAATAAACTTTAGGGAAAGAAATTCATGTGCAAATATGTACGGACAAAGATTATTATAAACATAAATGAAAAATGGAAGGTATTAAATTTCGAAAGTACCAAATAAGTTGTaagggttaaaaaaaaaaaagaaaagaaaagaaaacatgcGTATATTGTAATTAGTAATATTAAAATGAAGGGTTTAGGcaaagttaaattaaaattgaaaacatTAAGCGTGACTCCCCAAGTTTAAAATTATGTTTGACCATTTAATTGGTTTTCGCACCCGTCAAACTCACCCCAACAACAATCACATTCTAACATGTTactaatcataataataatactaataataatactaataataatgtaaattttttaattacatTTTCATTATACATtgtataataaattaattaatatatatgtgTAGAAATGTTTTTATATCTAATGAAGACATTTGGCAAATAATCTATATATTTAAcatctaattaatttataattagcATCAATTTTAGAGAGTTCCATCTACTGAAATTagcaaattaataattaaaatgttaattaattaagtatcAATAATATGTTAAATAGGCAGTTGggatattttgaaaattggaTACAATTAATCCCTCACTTCAATTATTATCAAAACCAAAGTATTTTTTTTGATATAACAATTAAGGGATTCAAACTACAATATATGATATTATAATTTAACACATTAGTTGAATTACCATGTAAACAGTAAGATCTAGAGAAAGTGGGGAATAATTGTAATTTGCAAAGAAAATGAATGATAATAACAATTTGGAAAACCAAAGATTGGTTTTAAATATGGAAGCGGGTACGAATAAGAGGGTGCTTGGCGTCGTTAAATTAGTTATTATAACGAGAGTGAGATATAATAATTAGTGTTTGACATGCAAATTATTTCGATTAACCTTATTCTAAATAAACGACTACGCACAACGGATGTGATTCGTATTTTACAATGCACCGGCATGAGAAGTTCTCGTGTTGAACATTCTTCTAACAAACAAACGAGAAAACCCTAGACAACTAAACATGCAAAACtaattatgtatatataaaacaaTCTTTATTTTAggtatatattttttaacttGTAATTTACAGAATACATTCGAAGTTAAACACTAGTTAGTACATTAGCCAACTgctttgaaaagaaaatagacaTGATCTTATTTTTACCcagaaaatatgaaaaaacaCAACACACAATCGTGTGTTTTCATATCagataatatatttaaaaaacgattaattaaaaaatagaagcagaacacacacacacacacacaaaaaaaaaagaaaaaagtataaTCAGATTGTGAGGGGCAATCCAAACTGTATGGGAAACCCTAAAGATTGGATGAAGAATGTTCCAACCAAACgatatatacaatatatatatatatatatctgtgtgtgtgtatgttataaatttaatttaatttacatACAAAAACTATTATATCAGTTGCATGCAGcatatgatataatatatatacttttctcTTAATTTATATATTCATATGAATAATTTGATTTCGTTCCCATGAGCCCTTACACTATTTTCTtccttatatatataatacattcAAGAAAATTCGATCCCAATCAGGAAACGAAATCCATGTGTAGatatgatgttttttttttcttttcaataataataataataagtagacaaaagttgaaaatatttattgtcaggttaataataatatataaatatgtatatattaaataaatatacacATGGTCCTGACAAAACTTAAAGTGTCAGAGTTAAAAGACTAAAAAGTTGGGAAGTTCAA
It includes:
- the LOC103503191 gene encoding AP2-like ethylene-responsive transcription factor PLT2 → MGSMNSNNWLSFPLSPTNPSLPPHLQTTTHHSHHFSLGNLENDHNMDIPFQTHEWNLISNQGGGEVPKIADFLGVSKAENETDLIGFNEIHHQSNDTDYLFPITRLVPLHQQQQQQTLTPPPPSNINLDSSSSSNFDLQDNSNCLQSLTLSMGSGKPSTCETTSTPDNNTTSNNSNNSNNTTLDVTPRRTLDTFGQRTSIYRGVTRHRWTGRYEAHLWDNSCRREGQSRKGRQVYLGGYDKEEKAARAYDLAALKYWGTSTTTNFPISNYEKEVEEMKHMTRQEFVAAIRRKSSGFSRGASMYRGVTRHHQHGRWQARIGRVAGNKDLYLGTFSTEEEAAEAYDIAAIKFRGLNAVTNFDMSRYDVKSILESNTLPIGGGAAKRLKEAQAVESSRKRDEMIALGSSSSSSSCFQYGTSSSSTTNSSHYPNLLQQPNLNIDHHHLQTQPLLSLQNHHDISHYAHHPSSFHNPSSSYIHHSSDHSSYPNNNNNNHPFYGAGYLHNHPALLHGMINMSGGGGGGGGGGASSLDNNNNTNALSHYESNSNGGGGYLGNAFGIGSASGSAAEEYALVKVDYDMPNSGGYGGWTGDSVQGSNAGVFSMWND